Proteins encoded in a region of the Pseudomonas sp. PDNC002 genome:
- the gluQRS gene encoding tRNA glutamyl-Q(34) synthetase GluQRS, protein MPATQYIGRFAPTPSGYLHFGSLVAAVASYLDARAVGGKWLVRMEDLDPPREMPGAQMAILETLERYGFEWDGPVERQSDRHGAYAAQVEQWLRSGLAYACTCSRKQLEGTHGIYPGTCRDAQHDWHGDVAIRIRVPELDYRFTDRLQGEFQQHLGRDVGDFIIRRRDGLFAYQLAVVLDDAWQGVTDIVRGADLLDNTPRQLYLQELLGIAAPRYLHVPLIIQPDGHKLGKSYRSPPLEAEQAAPLLVRALKALGQNPPAGLAQSARGDVLAWGIAHWNAEAIPHSLTLEDAQL, encoded by the coding sequence ATGCCTGCCACCCAGTACATCGGACGCTTCGCCCCCACGCCCAGTGGTTACCTGCACTTCGGTTCGCTGGTGGCCGCCGTCGCGTCCTACCTGGATGCGCGCGCAGTGGGCGGAAAGTGGCTGGTGCGCATGGAGGACCTCGATCCGCCGCGCGAGATGCCCGGCGCCCAGATGGCCATCCTCGAAACCCTCGAACGCTATGGCTTCGAATGGGACGGCCCGGTGGAGCGCCAGAGCGACCGCCACGGCGCCTATGCCGCCCAGGTCGAACAATGGCTGCGCAGCGGCCTGGCCTACGCCTGCACCTGTTCGCGCAAGCAGCTCGAAGGCACCCACGGCATCTACCCCGGCACCTGCCGCGACGCCCAGCATGACTGGCACGGCGACGTCGCCATCCGCATCCGCGTCCCGGAACTGGACTACCGCTTCACCGATCGCTTGCAGGGCGAATTCCAACAGCACCTGGGCCGCGACGTGGGCGACTTCATCATCCGTCGCCGTGACGGCCTCTTCGCCTATCAACTGGCCGTCGTGCTGGACGATGCCTGGCAGGGTGTCACCGACATCGTTCGCGGCGCCGACCTGCTGGACAACACCCCGCGCCAGCTCTACCTGCAGGAACTGCTGGGCATTGCCGCACCGCGCTACCTGCATGTGCCGCTGATCATCCAGCCCGACGGCCACAAGCTGGGCAAGTCCTACCGCTCGCCGCCGCTGGAAGCCGAACAGGCCGCCCCGCTGCTGGTGCGCGCGCTGAAAGCGCTGGGCCAGAACCCGCCCGCCGGGCTGGCGCAAAGCGCTCGGGGTGATGTCCTCGCCTGGGGCATCGCGCACTGGAATGCCGAGGCAATCCCCCATAGCCTGACGCTGGAAGACGCGCAGCTCTAG
- the panC gene encoding pantoate--beta-alanine ligase, producing MNTVKTVRELRAAVARARSEGKRIALVPTMGNLHAGHAALVTKAGQRADFVVASIFVNPLQFGPSEDLDKYPRTLAADQEKLLEAGCHLLFAPTVEEMYPDGMDGQTRLHVTGVSEGLCGGSRPGHFDGVATVVCKLFNMVQPDMALFGEKDFQQLAVIRKLVRDLNLPIQIFGEPTVRADDGLALSSRNGYLNDDQRASAPVLYATLKYLAERIRQGQHDYPALLAEGRQRIEQAGLRIDYLEVRESLGLRPASADDRQLVILVAAFHGTTRLIDNLAFHID from the coding sequence ATGAACACAGTCAAGACAGTCCGCGAGCTGCGCGCTGCGGTCGCTCGTGCGCGTAGCGAAGGCAAACGCATTGCCCTGGTGCCGACCATGGGCAACCTGCACGCCGGCCACGCCGCCCTGGTGACCAAGGCTGGCCAGCGTGCCGACTTCGTCGTCGCCAGCATCTTCGTCAATCCGCTGCAGTTCGGCCCCAGCGAAGACCTGGACAAGTACCCGCGCACCCTCGCCGCCGACCAGGAGAAGCTCCTGGAAGCCGGCTGCCACCTGCTGTTCGCTCCGACCGTGGAAGAGATGTACCCCGACGGGATGGACGGACAAACCCGCCTGCACGTGACCGGCGTTTCCGAAGGTCTCTGCGGCGGCAGCCGTCCGGGCCACTTCGATGGCGTCGCCACCGTAGTCTGCAAGCTGTTCAACATGGTCCAGCCGGACATGGCCCTGTTCGGCGAGAAGGATTTCCAGCAGTTGGCGGTGATCCGCAAGCTGGTGCGCGATCTCAACCTGCCCATCCAGATCTTCGGCGAGCCGACAGTGCGTGCCGACGATGGTCTGGCGCTATCCTCGCGCAACGGATACCTGAACGACGATCAGCGCGCCAGCGCCCCCGTGCTCTACGCCACGCTCAAGTACCTGGCCGAGCGCATCCGCCAAGGCCAGCACGATTATCCCGCGCTGCTCGCCGAAGGGCGCCAGCGGATCGAGCAGGCCGGCCTGCGCATCGATTACCTGGAAGTCCGCGAATCCCTCGGCCTGCGCCCAGCCTCGGCGGATGACCGCCAGTTGGTGATCCTCGTGGCCGCCTTCCACGGCACCACCCGGCTGATCGATAACCTCGCCTTCCACATCGACTGA
- the panD gene encoding aspartate 1-decarboxylase, whose protein sequence is MQSIMLKAKLHRAEVTHAVLDYEGSCAIDGEWLDLAGIREYEQIQIYNVDNGERFTTYAIRGEEGSRMISVNGAAAHKAKVGDRVIICAYAQFSDAELEGYQPRMLYMAPGNELSHTSNAIPVQLA, encoded by the coding sequence ATGCAGAGCATCATGCTCAAAGCCAAACTGCACCGCGCCGAAGTCACCCACGCCGTGCTCGACTACGAAGGCTCCTGCGCCATCGACGGCGAGTGGCTCGATCTTGCCGGGATTCGCGAGTACGAACAGATCCAGATCTACAACGTCGACAACGGCGAACGCTTCACCACCTACGCCATCCGTGGCGAAGAGGGTTCGCGGATGATTTCGGTCAACGGCGCCGCCGCCCACAAGGCCAAGGTGGGTGACCGGGTGATCATCTGCGCGTACGCTCAGTTCAGCGACGCCGAGCTGGAAGGTTACCAGCCGCGCATGCTGTACATGGCGCCGGGCAACGAGCTGAGCCACACCAGCAACGCGATCCCGGTCCAGCTCGCCTGA
- the panB gene encoding 3-methyl-2-oxobutanoate hydroxymethyltransferase: MPDVTLTTLQGLKQSGEKIAMLTAYDATFAHTASLAGAEMLLIGDSLGMVLQGHDSTLPVTVEDMAYHTAAVKRGNKGALIVTDLPFESGTSLDQLLRDSVAVMQAGAHMVKLEGGSWLAEPITRLAQMGIPVCAHLGLTPQAVNLFGGFKVQGRQEAQARQLRADAIALEQAGAAFLLLECVPSALAREITEAVKIPVIGIGAGPGTDGQVLVMHDMLGLSLSGRSPKFVKNFLEGQPDIQSAMAAYVKAVKDGTFPGPEHGFA; encoded by the coding sequence ATGCCTGATGTCACCCTGACCACCCTGCAAGGTCTCAAGCAAAGCGGCGAAAAGATCGCGATGCTGACCGCCTACGATGCCACTTTCGCCCACACCGCGAGCCTTGCGGGTGCCGAAATGCTGCTGATAGGAGACTCCCTGGGCATGGTGCTGCAAGGCCACGACAGCACGCTGCCGGTCACCGTCGAGGACATGGCCTATCACACCGCGGCGGTAAAGCGCGGTAACAAGGGCGCGCTGATCGTCACGGACCTGCCGTTCGAATCCGGTACCTCCCTGGACCAGTTGCTGCGCGACTCGGTGGCGGTCATGCAGGCAGGCGCCCACATGGTCAAGCTCGAGGGCGGCTCCTGGCTCGCCGAGCCGATCACGCGCCTCGCCCAGATGGGTATTCCGGTGTGCGCGCACCTGGGGCTCACCCCACAGGCCGTCAACCTGTTCGGTGGCTTCAAGGTCCAGGGCCGCCAGGAAGCCCAAGCACGTCAACTGCGTGCCGACGCCATCGCCCTGGAACAGGCCGGCGCCGCTTTCCTGCTGCTCGAATGCGTGCCGTCCGCGCTGGCCCGCGAAATCACCGAGGCGGTGAAGATTCCGGTGATCGGCATCGGCGCCGGCCCCGGCACCGACGGCCAGGTGCTGGTCATGCACGACATGCTCGGCCTGTCGCTGTCTGGCCGCTCACCGAAATTCGTGAAGAATTTCCTCGAAGGCCAACCCGACATCCAGTCCGCCATGGCCGCCTACGTCAAGGCGGTGAAGGACGGCACCTTCCCCGGCCCGGAGCACGGTTTCGCCTGA
- a CDS encoding sigma-54 dependent transcriptional regulator: protein MAHILIVEDETIIRSALRRLLERNQYQVSEAGSVQEAQERYSIPSFDMIVSDLRLPGAPGTELIKLAQGIPVLIMTSYASLRSAVDSMKMGAVDYIAKPFDHDEMLQAVARILKDRQEARNAPAETRGNAKTAERGAGNTAPADGEIGIIGSCPPMQELYTKIRKVAPTDSNVLIQGESGTGKELVARALHNLSKRTKAPLISVNCAAIPETLIESELFGHEKGAFTGASAGRAGLVEAADGGTLFLDEIGELPLEAQARLLRVLQEGEIRRVGSVQSQKVDVRLIAATHRDLKMLAKTGQFREDLYYRLHVISLKLPPLRERGPDVMEIARSFLARQCSQMGRQALTFSHEAEQAIRHYPWPGNVRELENAIERAVILSEGQEIPADLLGIDIELDDLEDDFGDDGDLRPTNGSASNHEPTEDLSLEDYFQHFVLEHQDHMTETELARKLGISRKCLWERRQRLGIPRRKSGAAADS from the coding sequence ATGGCACATATCCTCATCGTCGAAGACGAAACCATCATCCGTTCCGCCCTGCGACGATTGCTCGAGCGCAACCAGTACCAGGTCAGCGAAGCTGGCTCGGTGCAGGAAGCCCAGGAGCGTTACAGCATTCCGTCGTTCGACATGATCGTGAGCGACCTGCGCCTTCCCGGCGCACCCGGCACCGAGCTGATCAAGCTGGCCCAGGGTATCCCGGTGCTGATCATGACCAGCTACGCCAGCCTGCGCTCGGCGGTGGACTCGATGAAGATGGGCGCGGTGGACTACATCGCCAAACCGTTCGACCACGACGAGATGCTCCAGGCCGTGGCACGCATCCTCAAGGACCGCCAGGAAGCCCGTAACGCCCCCGCCGAAACGCGCGGTAACGCCAAGACCGCCGAGCGTGGCGCGGGTAACACCGCCCCCGCGGACGGCGAAATCGGCATCATCGGCTCCTGCCCGCCCATGCAGGAGCTCTACACCAAGATTCGCAAGGTCGCGCCCACCGACTCCAATGTACTGATCCAGGGCGAGTCTGGTACCGGCAAGGAACTGGTTGCCCGCGCCCTGCACAACCTGTCCAAGCGCACCAAGGCGCCGCTGATCTCGGTGAACTGCGCCGCGATCCCGGAAACCCTGATCGAGTCCGAACTGTTCGGCCACGAGAAAGGCGCGTTCACCGGTGCCAGCGCGGGCCGCGCGGGTCTGGTGGAAGCCGCCGACGGCGGCACGTTGTTCCTCGACGAAATCGGCGAGCTGCCACTGGAAGCCCAGGCGCGTCTGCTGCGTGTGCTACAGGAAGGCGAGATCCGCCGCGTAGGCTCGGTGCAATCGCAAAAGGTCGACGTGCGCCTGATCGCCGCGACCCACCGCGACCTGAAGATGCTGGCCAAGACCGGCCAGTTCCGCGAAGACCTCTATTACCGCCTGCACGTCATCTCGCTGAAGCTGCCGCCTCTGCGCGAGCGCGGCCCGGATGTGATGGAAATCGCCCGCTCCTTCCTGGCGCGCCAGTGCTCCCAGATGGGGCGTCAGGCACTGACCTTCTCCCACGAGGCTGAGCAGGCCATTCGTCACTACCCATGGCCGGGTAACGTTCGCGAACTGGAGAACGCCATCGAGCGCGCAGTGATCCTCAGCGAAGGGCAGGAAATTCCCGCCGACCTGCTGGGCATCGACATCGAACTGGATGATCTGGAAGACGACTTCGGCGATGACGGCGACCTGCGCCCGACCAACGGCAGCGCCAGTAACCACGAGCCTACCGAGGACCTGTCGCTGGAAGACTACTTCCAGCACTTCGTCCTTGAGCACCAGGACCACATGACCGAGACCGAGCTGGCCCGCAAGCTGGGCATCAGCCGCAAATGCCTGTGGGAACGTCGCCAGCGCCTGGGCATTCCGCGCCGCAAATCGGGGGCGGCGGCGGACTCGTAA
- the folK gene encoding 2-amino-4-hydroxy-6-hydroxymethyldihydropteridine diphosphokinase, translating into MSERVYIGLGSNLAEPRQQLEAALKALALVPATKVAVVSPLYASDPLGPPDQPRYVNAVAALDTDLEPLALLDALQTIELEQGRVRKDERWGPRTLDLDILLFGDRLIDEPRLRVPHYHMQARAFVLYPLADLAPHLRLPDGRSLPELLAACPFAGLERLS; encoded by the coding sequence ATGAGCGAGCGCGTGTACATTGGGCTCGGCAGCAATCTCGCCGAGCCGCGCCAGCAGCTCGAAGCCGCGTTGAAAGCCCTGGCGCTGGTTCCCGCGACCAAGGTCGCCGTAGTCTCTCCGCTCTATGCCAGCGATCCCCTGGGGCCGCCGGACCAGCCACGCTACGTCAACGCCGTTGCCGCGCTGGATACCGACCTGGAGCCGCTCGCGCTGCTGGATGCCCTGCAGACCATCGAGCTGGAGCAGGGCCGGGTGCGCAAGGACGAGCGCTGGGGCCCGCGCACTCTCGACCTCGATATCCTGCTGTTCGGCGATCGCCTGATCGACGAGCCGCGCCTGCGGGTGCCGCACTACCACATGCAGGCCCGCGCCTTCGTGCTTTACCCGCTCGCGGACCTCGCTCCGCACCTGCGCCTGCCCGATGGCCGCAGCCTGCCCGAGCTGCTGGCCGCCTGTCCGTTTGCCGGTCTCGAACGCCTCTCCTGA
- a CDS encoding polynucleotide adenylyltransferase PcnB — MLKKLIQSIRSPLRRPRAVRTTPEVVGNHQHSLRREHFSRNAVNVVERLTKAGYQAYIVGGGVRDPLLGIPPKDFDVATSATPEQVRAEFRNARVIGRRFKLVHVHFGREIIEVATFRANHPVSEDDDSDNAHASRNEAGRILRDNVYGTLEDDAQRRDFTINALYFDVTGERILDYAHGVRDIRNRLIRLIGDPEQRYLEDPVRMLRAVRFAAKLDFEIEKHSAAPIRRLAPLLNEIPSARLFDEILKLFLSGKAERTFELLNEYDLFAPLFPASAKALKENPEYAGKLMRQALANTDERIRLGKPVTPAFLFAALLWPALPARVLKLQERGMPPIPAMQEAAHELILEQCRRTAVPKRFTIPIREIWDMQERLPRRQGKKADLLLENPRFRAGYDFLLLRESAGEETGGLGDWWTDYQEASDGERRGMIRNLASQPEEGGAAPRKRRRGGSNRRRRGPRTEGASSE, encoded by the coding sequence ATGCTGAAAAAGCTGATCCAGTCCATCCGATCCCCACTGCGCCGTCCGCGCGCCGTCCGCACTACTCCGGAAGTCGTTGGCAATCATCAGCACTCGCTGCGGCGGGAACACTTCAGCAGGAACGCGGTGAACGTCGTGGAGCGCCTGACGAAGGCCGGCTACCAGGCGTACATCGTCGGCGGCGGCGTACGAGACCCGCTGCTGGGCATTCCCCCCAAGGACTTCGATGTGGCCACCAGTGCCACTCCCGAGCAGGTCCGCGCCGAATTCCGCAATGCGCGGGTGATTGGTCGCCGCTTCAAGCTGGTCCACGTACATTTCGGCCGCGAGATCATCGAGGTCGCCACCTTCCGCGCCAACCATCCGGTCAGCGAAGACGACGACTCCGATAACGCCCACGCTTCCCGCAACGAAGCCGGCCGCATCCTGCGCGACAACGTCTACGGCACGCTTGAAGACGACGCCCAGCGCCGCGACTTCACCATCAACGCCCTCTATTTCGATGTGACCGGCGAGCGCATCCTCGACTACGCCCATGGCGTGCGCGATATCCGCAACCGCCTGATCCGCCTGATCGGCGACCCGGAACAGCGCTACCTGGAAGACCCCGTGCGCATGCTGCGCGCCGTGCGCTTTGCCGCCAAGCTGGATTTCGAGATCGAAAAGCACAGCGCTGCACCGATCCGCCGCCTGGCCCCGCTGCTCAACGAGATTCCGTCCGCCCGCCTGTTCGACGAGATACTCAAGCTGTTCCTCAGCGGCAAGGCCGAGCGCACCTTCGAGTTGCTCAACGAGTACGATCTGTTCGCACCGCTGTTCCCGGCCAGCGCCAAGGCCCTGAAAGAAAACCCCGAATACGCCGGCAAGCTGATGCGCCAGGCGCTCGCCAATACCGACGAGCGTATTCGCCTCGGCAAGCCGGTCACCCCGGCCTTCCTGTTCGCCGCCCTGCTCTGGCCGGCCTTGCCCGCTCGCGTGCTGAAGCTGCAGGAACGCGGCATGCCGCCGATCCCTGCGATGCAGGAAGCCGCCCACGAGCTGATCCTCGAACAGTGCCGCCGCACCGCCGTACCTAAACGCTTCACCATCCCGATCCGCGAGATCTGGGACATGCAGGAGCGCCTGCCGCGCCGCCAGGGCAAGAAGGCCGACCTGCTGCTGGAAAACCCACGCTTCCGCGCCGGCTACGACTTCCTCCTGTTGCGCGAGAGCGCGGGCGAGGAAACCGGCGGCCTGGGCGACTGGTGGACCGATTACCAGGAAGCCAGCGACGGTGAGCGCCGCGGCATGATCCGCAACCTGGCCAGCCAGCCGGAAGAAGGCGGCGCTGCGCCGCGCAAACGTCGCCGTGGCGGCAGCAACCGCCGCCGTCGTGGTCCGCGTACCGAAGGCGCCAGCAGCGAATGA
- a CDS encoding sensor histidine kinase, producing the protein MLTSFSLTQLILISASYLMVLFGIAWITERGFIPRRLVRHPLIYTLSLGVYASAWAFYGTVGLAYQYGYGFLAIYLGVSGAFLLAPVLLYPILRITRAYQLSSLADLFAFRFRSTWAGALTTLFMLIGVLPMLALQIQAVTDSISILTRESEPNRAALAFCALITLFAILFGARHIATRERHEGLVMAIAFESLVKLVSLCAIGLFALYGVFGGPDGLEVWLLQNQEALSTLHTPLAEGPWRTLLLVFFAAAIVMPHMFHMTFTENLNPRSLLSASWGLPLFLLPMSLAVPPILWAGLHLGASTNPEYFTLGLGISVDSPALALTAFIGGISAASGLIIVMTLALSGMVLNHLVLPLYQPPAEGNIYRWLKWTRRALIAAIIMAGYAFYLLLGAEQDLSNLGIVSFVATLQFLPGALAVLYWPTANRRGFIAGLVAGMLVWGATMLTPLVANMQSIYVPMFDSLYVLDDTTWHLAALASLAANVLVFTLVSLFTEASDEEKGAAEACAVDNVRRPQRRELLAVSPQEFASQLAKPLGAKTAQREVEQALRDLHLPFDERRPYALRRLRDRIEANLSGLMGPSVAQDMVETFLPYKASSESYVTEDIHFIESRLEDYHSRLTGLAAELDTLRRYHRQTLQDLPMGVCSLAKDQEILMWNRAIEELTGVSAQRVVGSRLAALPEPWRGLLEGFIDAPDEHLHKQRLSIEGQTRWLNLHKAAIEEPLAPGNSGLVLLVEDLTETQSLEDKLIHSERLASIGRLAAGVAHEIGNPITGIACLAQNLREEREGDGELTEISGQILEQTKRVSRIVQSLMSFAHAGGKQVAAEPVCLADVAQEAIGLLSLNKRSIDVQFFNLCDPEHWVEGDSQRLAQVLINLLSNARDASPPNGAIRVRTEASEQAIDLIVEDEGSGIPKSIIDRLFEPFFTTKDPGKGTGLGLALVYSIVEEHYGQITIDSPADPERECGTRISVTLPRHPGPTAEQ; encoded by the coding sequence ATGCTGACGAGCTTTAGCCTTACCCAGCTGATCCTGATCAGCGCCTCCTACCTGATGGTCCTGTTCGGTATCGCCTGGATCACCGAGCGCGGTTTCATTCCGCGCCGGCTGGTGCGCCATCCGCTGATCTACACCCTGTCGCTGGGCGTATACGCCAGCGCCTGGGCTTTCTATGGCACGGTCGGGCTGGCCTACCAGTACGGCTACGGCTTCCTGGCGATCTACCTGGGCGTTTCCGGCGCCTTCCTGCTGGCGCCGGTGTTGCTCTATCCGATCCTGCGCATTACGCGGGCGTACCAGCTGTCCTCGCTGGCCGACCTGTTCGCCTTCCGCTTCCGCAGCACCTGGGCCGGCGCGCTGACCACGCTGTTCATGCTGATCGGCGTACTGCCGATGCTGGCGTTGCAGATCCAGGCGGTGACCGACTCGATCAGCATCCTCACCCGCGAATCCGAGCCCAACCGCGCGGCGCTGGCGTTCTGCGCGCTGATCACGCTGTTCGCCATCCTCTTCGGCGCGCGCCACATTGCCACCCGCGAACGCCATGAAGGGCTGGTGATGGCCATTGCCTTCGAATCGCTGGTGAAGCTGGTCTCTCTCTGCGCCATCGGGCTGTTCGCCCTCTATGGCGTGTTCGGCGGGCCGGACGGCCTGGAAGTCTGGCTGCTGCAGAACCAGGAAGCCCTGAGCACCCTGCACACCCCGCTGGCCGAAGGGCCGTGGCGCACGCTGCTGCTGGTGTTCTTCGCCGCGGCCATCGTGATGCCGCACATGTTCCACATGACCTTTACCGAGAACCTCAACCCGCGCTCGCTGCTCAGCGCCAGCTGGGGCCTGCCGCTGTTCCTGCTGCCGATGAGCCTCGCGGTGCCGCCGATCCTCTGGGCCGGCCTGCACCTGGGCGCCTCGACCAACCCGGAATACTTCACCCTCGGCCTGGGCATCTCGGTGGACAGCCCCGCGCTGGCCCTGACCGCCTTCATTGGCGGCATCTCCGCCGCCAGCGGCCTGATCATCGTGATGACCTTGGCGCTCTCCGGCATGGTGCTCAACCACCTGGTGCTGCCGCTCTACCAGCCGCCGGCCGAGGGCAACATCTACCGCTGGCTGAAATGGACGCGCCGCGCACTGATCGCCGCGATCATCATGGCCGGCTATGCCTTCTACCTCCTGCTGGGCGCCGAGCAGGACCTGTCGAACCTCGGCATCGTCTCTTTCGTCGCCACCCTGCAGTTCCTCCCCGGCGCGCTGGCCGTGCTCTACTGGCCGACCGCCAACCGTCGCGGCTTCATCGCCGGCCTGGTCGCGGGCATGCTGGTGTGGGGAGCGACCATGCTCACCCCGCTGGTGGCGAACATGCAGAGCATCTACGTGCCGATGTTCGATTCGCTGTACGTGCTCGACGACACCACCTGGCACCTCGCCGCGCTGGCCTCCCTGGCGGCCAACGTGCTGGTGTTCACCCTCGTCTCGCTGTTCACCGAAGCCAGCGATGAGGAGAAAGGCGCCGCCGAAGCCTGCGCCGTGGACAACGTGCGCCGCCCGCAGCGCCGCGAACTGCTTGCCGTCTCCCCCCAGGAGTTCGCTAGCCAACTGGCCAAACCGCTGGGCGCCAAGACGGCCCAGCGCGAAGTGGAACAGGCACTACGCGACCTGCACCTGCCCTTCGACGAGCGCCGCCCCTACGCCCTGCGTCGCCTGCGCGACCGCATCGAGGCGAACCTCTCCGGCCTGATGGGCCCCAGCGTGGCGCAGGACATGGTGGAAACTTTCCTGCCCTACAAGGCCAGCAGCGAAAGCTACGTCACCGAAGACATCCACTTCATCGAGAGCCGCCTGGAGGACTACCACTCCCGGCTCACCGGCCTTGCCGCCGAACTCGATACCCTGCGCCGCTACCACCGCCAGACCTTGCAGGACCTGCCCATGGGCGTCTGCTCGCTGGCCAAGGACCAGGAAATCCTCATGTGGAACCGCGCCATCGAGGAGCTGACCGGCGTCAGCGCGCAACGTGTGGTCGGCTCGCGGCTGGCCGCCCTGCCCGAGCCGTGGCGCGGCCTGCTGGAAGGCTTCATCGACGCCCCCGACGAACACCTGCACAAGCAGCGCCTCTCCATCGAAGGCCAGACCCGCTGGCTGAACCTGCACAAGGCGGCGATCGAGGAGCCCCTCGCGCCCGGTAACAGTGGCCTGGTACTGCTGGTGGAAGACCTCACCGAAACCCAATCGCTGGAAGACAAGCTGATCCACTCCGAGCGCCTGGCCTCCATCGGTCGCCTGGCCGCCGGCGTGGCCCACGAGATCGGCAACCCCATCACCGGCATCGCCTGCCTGGCGCAGAACCTGCGGGAAGAACGCGAGGGCGATGGCGAGCTGACCGAGATCAGCGGACAGATCCTCGAGCAGACCAAGCGCGTCTCGCGCATCGTGCAATCGCTGATGAGCTTCGCCCACGCCGGCGGCAAGCAGGTGGCGGCCGAGCCGGTGTGCCTGGCCGACGTCGCCCAGGAAGCCATCGGCCTGCTGTCGCTGAACAAGCGCAGCATCGACGTGCAGTTCTTCAACCTGTGCGATCCGGAGCACTGGGTGGAAGGTGACTCCCAGCGCCTGGCCCAGGTACTGATCAATCTGCTGTCCAACGCCCGCGACGCTTCGCCGCCCAACGGCGCGATCCGCGTGCGCACCGAAGCTTCCGAGCAGGCCATCGACCTGATCGTCGAAGACGAAGGCAGCGGGATACCCAAGTCGATCATCGACCGTCTGTTCGAGCCGTTCTTCACCACCAAGGACCCGGGCAAGGGAACCGGCCTGGGGCTCGCACTGGTCTATTCGATCGTGGAAGAGCATTATGGGCAAATCACCATAGACAGCCCGGCAGACCCGGAACGCGAATGCGGCACCCGCATCAGCGTCACCTTGCCGCGGCATCCTGGCCCGACGGCCGAGCAGTAA